A genomic window from Fibrobacterota bacterium includes:
- a CDS encoding RDD family protein, giving the protein MSEANPYQASDIASQPASQGSMPGLPKTLASLGSRFGAALIDGLILIAFMVPGMLFIGWGRVGQGDLSTVVLHRLFLLACTAPYYLINGYLVGLTGQTIGKRVFGIQIRRLDGSLPSAAEWFYKRNLPLLLVNQLPVAGGWIVFASYLMIFDSRRRCGHDWIAGTCVVKL; this is encoded by the coding sequence ATGAGTGAAGCCAATCCCTATCAAGCCTCGGACATCGCCTCCCAGCCAGCCAGCCAGGGCTCCATGCCAGGGCTGCCAAAAACCTTGGCTTCCTTGGGTTCCCGGTTCGGCGCTGCCCTGATCGATGGCCTGATCCTGATTGCCTTCATGGTCCCAGGCATGCTCTTCATCGGGTGGGGACGCGTCGGACAAGGCGATCTTTCCACGGTGGTGTTGCACCGACTGTTTCTTCTGGCCTGTACGGCACCCTATTATCTGATCAATGGCTACTTGGTGGGATTGACGGGACAGACCATCGGGAAAAGGGTTTTCGGGATCCAAATCCGCAGACTCGATGGGTCATTGCCCTCCGCGGCGGAGTGGTTCTACAAGCGGAATCTACCGCTATTGCTCGTGAACCAACTCCCCGTGGCCGGAGGGTGGATCGTTTTCGCAAGCTATCTGATGATTTTCGATTCCCGGCGCAGATGTGGTCACGATTGGATCGCCGGAACGTGCGTGGTGAAACTCTAG
- a CDS encoding RDD family protein codes for MDQRASRKRRVLAAMVDGVFVLAFLVPGILHLGWEEFLDPHHHLGWTDTLLLWAWDVPPFAIRGTMIHYRGQTPGKWLAGIKIVRRDGSALTWQRWLTHRTLPFELGSMVPFVGGFVALVDFLWLLGKEKRCLHDILADTKVVKA; via the coding sequence ATGGACCAACGCGCCTCCCGGAAACGACGAGTCTTGGCGGCGATGGTCGACGGGGTGTTCGTGTTGGCCTTCCTGGTCCCGGGTATCCTTCACTTGGGTTGGGAGGAGTTTCTGGATCCCCACCACCACCTCGGCTGGACCGACACCCTGCTGCTGTGGGCTTGGGACGTGCCCCCGTTCGCGATTCGCGGGACGATGATCCATTACCGCGGGCAGACCCCCGGCAAATGGTTGGCGGGCATCAAGATCGTGCGTCGCGATGGATCTGCCTTGACTTGGCAGAGGTGGCTCACGCATCGGACTCTCCCCTTCGAGCTGGGAAGCATGGTTCCTTTCGTGGGAGGATTTGTCGCCTTGGTGGATTTCCTATGGCTGCTCGGCAAGGAAAAACGCTGCCTCCACGACATCCTCGCCGACACCAAGGTGGTCAAGGCATGA
- a CDS encoding RDD family protein has protein sequence MSSRPHMSTDLPPIDGRMDRLTPEGITLSLLPVGPAPRLWAYLIDQCVVLGLIFLLALVLASNDAGQGVWLLSLFFLWWGYPIVWEAFGGRTPGKRALKLRVVRVDGQPIGWKEAFLRGLLLTADFLPFLFLTGLVCMLFVPGFRRIGDLAAGTVVIQDEVVAEPSVPRLLDPESSPIPLLAHEQRALMDLAERSDHISTERLEELGDIASPYTGLRGKASVNRLRSIAAGLLK, from the coding sequence TTGTCATCCAGACCCCACATGAGCACCGACCTGCCTCCCATCGACGGCCGCATGGACCGCCTCACACCAGAAGGAATCACCCTCTCCCTTCTGCCGGTCGGTCCTGCGCCGCGTTTGTGGGCGTACCTGATCGATCAATGCGTGGTCCTGGGGTTGATTTTCCTCCTGGCCTTGGTTCTTGCCAGCAACGACGCCGGGCAGGGTGTCTGGCTGCTCTCGTTGTTTTTTCTGTGGTGGGGTTACCCCATCGTCTGGGAGGCCTTCGGTGGACGCACCCCCGGCAAGCGCGCCCTGAAACTTCGCGTGGTACGCGTGGATGGACAGCCGATCGGCTGGAAGGAGGCATTCCTGCGCGGACTCCTGCTGACGGCGGATTTTCTGCCCTTCCTGTTTCTGACAGGTCTCGTCTGCATGCTCTTCGTTCCGGGGTTCCGCAGGATCGGCGACCTGGCCGCGGGAACGGTGGTCATCCAGGACGAGGTTGTCGCGGAGCCCTCGGTCCCTCGCCTGTTGGATCCGGAATCCTCCCCCATTCCGCTTTTGGCCCATGAACAGCGCGCCCTGATGGATCTGGCGGAGCGCTCCGACCACATCTCCACGGAGCGCCTGGAAGAATTGGGCGACATCGCGTCCCCGTACACGGGGCTGCGCGGCAAGGCATCCGTGAACCGGCTGCGGAGCATCGCGGCGGGGTTGCTCAAATGA
- a CDS encoding stage II sporulation protein M yields the protein MKQRTFEKIHKSLWEQSEELVEGGGIADPLKLPSLHRRLCHSLSLARSRGYAPSLVQRLHHLANRSHARFYGTATEAPAVLRTWISSEFPRRVRSMWPYLLASLVAFLGPALVAGIAVHLNPSLSDSILGPGATEHMKSMFAPGSERIGREGAENDLQMFGFYIWNNVSILFRTMATGVFLGVPSLLAIGFNGTHLGAVFSVMLDSPANRAPFFTFVATHSALELTAIVVGGAAALRLGWAILRSGRRSRMDSFRHASAESLPVMGGASLMMAGAAFLEAFWSANATIDPSVRIGVGICLWALVLAYFALAGRFRAA from the coding sequence ATGAAGCAACGCACCTTCGAGAAAATCCACAAGTCCCTGTGGGAACAGAGCGAAGAACTGGTGGAGGGCGGAGGGATCGCCGACCCCTTGAAGCTTCCCTCCTTGCACCGGCGCTTGTGCCATTCGCTTTCCCTGGCGCGCAGCCGAGGGTACGCGCCCTCGCTGGTCCAACGACTCCACCATCTGGCCAATCGATCCCACGCCCGTTTCTACGGAACGGCAACCGAAGCGCCCGCCGTGCTGCGCACCTGGATCTCCTCGGAGTTCCCGCGCCGGGTGCGGTCCATGTGGCCTTACCTGCTGGCATCGCTCGTGGCCTTTCTGGGGCCCGCGCTGGTTGCCGGGATCGCCGTGCACCTGAATCCTTCGCTTTCCGATTCGATCTTGGGACCGGGGGCCACCGAACACATGAAATCGATGTTCGCGCCAGGCAGCGAGCGCATCGGCAGGGAAGGAGCGGAAAACGACCTGCAAATGTTCGGGTTCTACATCTGGAACAACGTGTCCATCCTGTTTCGCACCATGGCCACCGGAGTGTTCCTGGGGGTCCCGTCCCTTCTGGCCATCGGTTTCAACGGCACGCATCTGGGAGCCGTGTTTTCCGTGATGCTGGATTCACCTGCCAACCGCGCACCGTTTTTCACTTTCGTGGCCACCCATTCCGCCTTGGAGCTGACCGCGATCGTCGTGGGAGGCGCCGCGGCCTTGCGGCTCGGCTGGGCCATCCTGAGATCCGGCCGACGCTCCCGGATGGACAGTTTCCGGCATGCATCGGCGGAATCATTGCCCGTGATGGGAGGGGCGTCCCTGATGATGGCCGGCGCCGCGTTCCTCGAGGCGTTCTGGTCGGCCAACGCCACCATCGATCCTTCCGTGCGCATCGGAGTCGGAATCTGTCTATGGGCCTTGGTGCTGGCGTACTTCGCGCTGGCGGGGAGGTTCCGTGCGGCTTGA